The Streptomyces sp. NBC_01268 genome segment CCGGGATCCTCCCGCCCGGCGAACCCCTCGTCCACCGCCCGCCCTACTGCGCCCCCCACCACTCCGCGACCATGCAGTCCCTCGTCGGCGGCGGCAACGGCCTGCCCCGCCCCGGCGCGGTGTCCCTCGCGCACAGGGGAGTGCTCTTCCTCGACGAGGCGCCGGAGTTCTCCACGAAGTCCCTCGACGCCCTGCGCCAGCCCCTCGAATCCGGGCACGTCGTCGTCGCCCGGGCCGCCGGCGTCGTCCGGCTCCCCGCCCGCTTCCTCCTCGCCCTCGCCGCCAACCCCTGCCCCTGCGGCCGCCACACCCTCCACGGCGCCGGCTGCGAATGCCCCGCCTCCCTCATCCGCCGCTACCAGGCCCGGCTCTCCGGCCCCCTGCTCGACCGCGTCGACCTGCGCATCGAGGTCGAACCCGTCACCCGCTCCGACCTCCTCGGCCAGGGCGGCCGCGGCGAGCCGAGCCGCACCGTCGCCGACCGCGTCCGCGAGGCCAGGGCCCGCGCCGCCGCACGCCTCGACGGCACCCCCTGGACCGTCAACAGCGAAGTCCCCGGCCACGAGCTGCGCACCCGCTACGTCACCGAACCCGGCGCCCTCGCCGCCGCCGAACGCGACATCGAGCGGGGCCTGCTCACCGCCCGCGGCCTCGATCGGGTCCTCCGCGTGGCCTGGACCGTCGCCGACCTCGCGGGCCACGCCCGCCCCGGCGCCGAGGACCTCGCCCTCGCCCTCGAACTGCGCACCGGGATCGCCCGGGGCGTCCCCGTCGGCGCGGGGGAGCGGCCGTGACCGCCCGGGAGCCGGACCGCCTCGCCCGCGCCGCCCTCACCCACGTCGTCGAACCGGGCGACGAGCACGCGGGGCGCGCCCTGCGCCGCCACGGGGCCGCCGGCTTCCTGCGGCTGCTCCGGGAGGGGGGCGGGGAGCCGGGGCCCGACGCCTTCCCCGGTACCGGGGCCCGGCGCGTCGACGGCTGGCGGCGCCGGTCCCGCGCGGCCGTACCCGAGCGGGACCTCGACCTCGTCGCCCGGCTCGGCGGACGCTTCCTCGTCCCCGGCGACCCCGAGTGGCCGAGCCAGCTCGACGACCTGGCGGACGCCCGTCCCGTCGGCCTCTGGGTGCGCGGGCCGGCCGACCTGCGCGGCTGGGCGCTGCGCTCCGTCGCCGTCGTCGGCGCCCGCGCCTGCACCCCCTACGGGGCCCACACCGCCGCCACCCTCGCCGCCGGGCTCGCCGAGCGCGGCTGGGTCGTCACCTCCGGTGCGGCCTTCGGCGTCGACGGCGCCGCCCACCGGGGCGCCCTCGGCTCCGGCGGCGCCACCGTCGCCGTCCTCGCCTGCGGGGTCGACGTGCCCTACCCGCCGGGCCACGCCGGACTCCTCCGCCGCATCGCCGAACAGGGCCTGGTCGTCGGCGAACTCCCGCCCGGCGCCCACCCGACCCGCGGCCGGTTCGTCCTGCGCAACCGCGTCATCGCCGCCCTCACCCGCGGCACCGTCGTCGTCGAGGCCGAGTACCGCAGCGGCTCCCTGGTCACCGCCCGCGCCGCGGCCCGGCTCGGCCGGTACGTCATGGGCGTCCCCGGGCCCGTCACCAGCGGACTCTCCGCCGGGGTCCACGAACTCCTGCGCGGCGAGGCCACCCTCGTCACCGACGCCGCGGAGATCGTCGAACTGGTCGGCGCCATCGGCCAGCTCGCCCCGACGCGCCGAGGCCCGGTACTGCCGCGCGACCTGCTCGCCCCCGACACCGCCCGGGTCCTCGAAGCCCTCCCCGGCCGAAGTCCCGCCCCCCTCGCCGAGATCGCCGCCCGCGCCGGCGGGCACCCCGACCACACCCTCGCCAAGCTGTACGAACTCCACTCCCTGGGGTTCGTCGAACGGCGCCAGGACGCCTGGCAGTTGACGAACACGGGGACAGAACCGTCGAACACCCGGCATGGCGGTACTTGACCTGGAGCATTCGGGTGAAAGGGTGACGGGGATGAGCAATCGAGTTCTCTCGGGCACCCCCGAGGGGCCGACGCGCGCCTCGGCCCCCGTTCGAAGGTGTGGCCGACGGTGCCCACCCGGAGCGGCGCGATCCCCCGGTGTTCGCGCACCGCGACGGTCCACTCACGCTACGCTCACGAGGATCCCCCGCCCGACGGACGGACCTACTCCCTCACACCCGACAGCAGAACGGCTCAAGGCGACGCATGCCCCAGCACACCTCCGGGTCTGACCGCGCTGCGGTGCCCCCCGCAGCCCGGGGCACCGTGCGACCGCCCGCACCGACCTCGCTCGACGAGCTGTGGCGCTCGTACAAGGACAGCGGCGACGAGCGGCTGCGGGAGCAGTTGATCCTGCACTACTCGCCCCTCGTGAAGTACGTCGCCGGACGCGTCAGCGTCGGTCTGCCCTCCAACGTGGAGCAGGCCGACTTCGTCTCCTCCGGGGTCTTCGGACTCATCGACGCGATCGAGAAGTTCGACGTCGAGCGGGCCATCAAGTTCGAGACCTACGCCATCACGCGCATCCGCGGCGCGATGATCGACGAACTCCGGGCCCTGGACTGGATCCCCCGCTCCGTGCGCCAGAAGGCCCGCAACGTCGAACGGGCCTACGCCACCCTGGAGGCGCAGCTGCGGCGCACCCCCTCCGAGCCCGAGGTCGCGGCGGAGATGGGCGTCACCCTGGAGGAACTGCACTCCGTCTTCAGCCAGTTGTCCCTGGCCAACGTGGTCGCCCTGGAAGAGCTGCTGCACGTCGGCGGCGAGGGCGGCGACCGGCTCTCCCTGATGGACACGCTCGAGGACACCGCCGCCGACAACCCCGTCGAGGTCGCGGAGGACCGTGAGCTGCGCCGACTGCTCGCGCGGGCGATCAACACCCTCCCGGAGCGGGAGAAGACGGTCGTCACGCTCTACTACTACGAGGGCCTCACCCTCGCCGAGATCGGACACGTCCTCGGCGTCACCGAGAGCCGGGTCAGCCAGATCCACACCAAGTCCGTCCTCCAGCTGCGCGCCAAGCTGGCCGACGTAGGGCGCTGACCGGGCGGACCGCTCCCGCCGTACAGTGGGTCCGTGCCCAGGATTCGAGCGGCCTCCGTGGCCGAGCACCGGACGATGCAGCGAGGCGCCCTGCTGGACGCCGCGCGATCCCTGCTGTCCGAAGGCGGTACGGAGGCGCTGACCTTCCCCGCCCTCGCCGAGCGCACGGGCCTGGCCCGCTCCTCGGTCTACGAGTACTTCCGCTCCCGCGCGGCCGTGGTCGAGGAGCTGTGCGCCGTCGACTTCCCGGTCTGGGCCGCGGAGGTCGAGGCCGCCATGGCCGGCGCCACGACCGCCGAGGGCAAGGTCGAGGCCTATGTGCGCACCCAGCTGGAGCTCGTCGGCGACCGGCGCCACCGCGCGGTCGTCGCCATCTCCGCGAGCGAGCTGGACGACGGCGCCCGCGAGAAGATCCGCGCCGCGCACGGCGGCCTGGTCACCATGATCGTCGACGCCCTCGACGGCCTGGGCCGCCCTCAGCCCCGCCTGGAGGCGATGCTCCTCCAGGGCGTGGTGGACGCGGCGGTCCGCCGTATCGAACTCGGCGCGGCCGAGGACCCGGCGGTCATCGCCGAGGCGGCGGTCTCCATGGCCCTCGGCGGAGTCCGCGGCGCCTGACCCCGGAGCATCGGCCCCAGGGCCGGCAAGGGCCTCGGCCCGGTCACCGGCAGGAGCCTGGACCGGCCGCCGCGCAGCAGGGCGAGCGGGTCCAGATAGCGGTCGCCGCGCAGCAGGCCCCAGTGCAGGCAGGAGCGTGGGCAGTGCCCGCCTGGGGCGACCCGGGCCACCACCTCGCCCGGGCGGACGGCGGCGCCGGCCCCGACGAGGGGCTCCACCGGACCGTACGTCGTCCGCAGGGGCGGCAGGCCGGTGCCCGTGAGGGTGATCGTGAGGACGCCCAGTCCGCCGACCGGGCCCGCGAAGGCGACCGTGCCCGCCGCGGGAGCGAGCACCGGGGTGCCCGGCGGGGCCGCGAGGTCGACCCCGCGGTGACCGGCCGCGTACGGACCGGGCGGCGGCTCGAAGCCGCGCAGGACCTCGGGGCGGGGCGGTCCGACCGGCCAGACCGCCGTGAGCAGGGACAACAAGGGCAGCAGGAACAGCGTGACAGGGCGCATGGCAGCAGGCTGCCCGGTCCGTCGGCGCCGCCACCGCGACGGCCCGGATCTGTGGACGACCGAGCGGTTGTGGACAGCGCCGTCACCCGCCGCCTCCGGGTTCCCGTACACTTTCCATGGCGACCCGGGTCACCGGGTCGACTTCGCACGCCCCGCCATCGGTCTCCGTGACGGGTGGCAGCGCCTTTCGGTCCTTCGTGGCACGGCGCGCCGGGGCGTCAGGAATACAACCGAGAACCCAAGGAGATACGGCCATGGCCGTCGTCACGATGCGGGAGCTGCTGGAGAGCGGCGTCCACTTCGGTCACCAGACCCGTCGCTGGAACCCGAAGATGAAGCGCTTCATCTTCACCGAGCGCAACGGCATCTACATCATCGACCTGCTCCAGTCGCTGTCGTACATCGACCGCGCCTACGAGTTCGTCAAGGAGACCGTCGCGCACGGCGGCTCCATCATGTTCGTCGGTACGAAGAAGCAGGCCCAGGAGGCCATCGCCGAGCAGGCGACGCGCGTCGGCATGCCGTACGTCAACCAGCGCTGGCTGGGTGGCATGCTCACCAACTTCTCCACCGTCTACAAGCGTCTGCAGCGCCTCAAGGAGCTCGAGCAGATCGACTTCGAGGATGTGGCCGCCTCGGGCCTCACCAAGAAGGAGCTCCTGGTCCTCTCCCGCGAGAAGGCCAAGCTGGAGAAGACCCTCGGTGGTATCCGCGAGATGCAGAAGGTGCCGAGCGCCGTCTGGATCGTCGACACCAAGAAGGAGCACATCGCCGTCGGTGAGGCGCGCAAGCTCCACATCCCGGTCGTCGCGATCCTCGACACCAACTGTGACCCCGACGAGGTCGACTACAAGATCCCGGGCAACGACGACGCGATCCGCTCCGTCACCCTGCTCACCCGCGTGATCGCCGACGCCGTCGCCGAGGGCCTCATCGCCCGCTCCGGCGCCGCGACCGGCGACTCGAAGCCGGGCGAGAAGGCCGCCGGCGAGCCCCTCGCCGAGTGGGAGCGCGACCTGCTCACGGGTGAGAAGAAGGCCGACGAGGCCGAGGTCCAGACCTCCGCCGAGACCGAGAAGGTCGCGGACGCCGAGGCTGCCGACGCCGCCGCCGAGGTCGTTGCCGAGGTCGTCGCCGAGGCTCCGGCCGCGGACGCCGAGCAGGCCTGACCCTTCAGGACCCTGAGGACCTTCGGGTGAAGACGGCGGGGGCCCACGAAGCCCCCGCCGTCCCCCCGTGGACCCGCCCGATCTTTCAGACTTCGAGAGAGAAACAGACTCATGGCGAACTACACCGCCGCTGACGTCAAGAAGCTCCGCGAGCTCACCGGCGCCGGCATGATGGACTGCAAGAAGGCCCTGGACGAGGCCGACGGCGATGTCGACAAGGCCGTCGAGGCCCTGCGCATCAAGGGCCAGAAGGGTGTCGCCAAGCGTGAGGGCCGCTCCGCCGAGAACGGCGCCGTGGTCTCCCTCATCGCGGACGACAACACCGCCGGCACGATCGTCGAGCTGAAGTGCGAGACGGACTTCGTCGCCAAGGGTGACAAGTTCCTCGCCGTCGCCAACGCGCTGGCCGCGCACGTCGCCGCCACCGCCCCGGCCGACATCGAGGCGCTGCTCGCCTCCGAGATCGAGGCCGGCAAGACCGTCCAGGCGTTCGTGGACGAGGCCAACGCCAACCTCGGCGAGAAGATCGTCCTCGACCGCTTCGCGCAGTTCGCCGACGGCTACGTCTCCGCGTACATGCACCGCACCATGCCCGACCTGCCGCCGCAGATCGGTGTCCTGGTCGAGCTGGACAAGGAGAACGCCGAGGTCGCGAAGGGTGTCGCGCAGCACATCGCCGCGTTCGCCCCGAAGTACCTGACCAAGGAAGAGATCCCGGCCGACGTCGTCGAGTCCGAGCGTCGCATCGCCGAGGAGACCACCCGCGCCGAGGGCAAGCCCGAGGCCGCGATCGCCAAGATCGTCGAGGGTCGCCTCAACGGCTTCTTCAAGGACGCCACGCTGCTCGGTCAGCCGTACGCCCTTGACAACAAGAAGTCCGTCCAGAAGGTCCTGGACGAGGCCGGTGTCACCCTGAAGCGCTTCGCCCGCATCAAGGTCGGCATCTGAGTCCGTCAGCAACGGACACCGGACCCCGGTAGGGTCTGAGGCAGCCGCCCGCGTTCGCGTCGGACGGCCGCAGATCTGACGAGGAGGCCATTGCCGTACGGGAAGCCGCAAGGACCCCAGGCAATGGCCTTCTTCGTATGTGCACGAGGAGACCTCCATGAATAGCGCCGCACAGGGCGACGACAACAACGGCAAGAAGACCGGCCGCTACATGCTGAAGCTGTCCGGAGAAGCCTTCTCCGGAGGCACCGGGCTGGGGGTCGACCCGGACGTCGTGCACGCCATCGCGCGCGAGATCGCCGCCGTGGTCCGTGACGGCGCGGAGATCGCGATCGTGATCGGCGGAGGCAACTTCTTCCGCGGCGCCGAGCTCCAGCAGCGCGGCATGGACCGGGCCCGCTCGGACTACATGGGCATGCTCGGCACCGTGATGAACTGCCTCGCCCTCCAGGACTTCCTGGAGAAGGAGGGCATCGACTCCCGCGTCCAGACCGCCATCACCATGGGCCAGGTCGCGGAGCCGTACATCCCGCTGCGCGCCGTGCGCCACCTGGAGAAGGGCCGCGTCGTCATCTTCGGCGCCGGCATGGGCATGCCGTACTTCTCCACCGACACCACCGCCGCGCAGCGCGCGCTGGAGATCGACGCCGAGGCCCTGCTCATGGGCAAGAACGGTGTCGACGGGGTCTACGACTCCGACCCGAAGGCCAACCCGGACGCGGTCAAGTTCGACGCTCTGGAGTACGGCGAGGTGCTCTCCCGCGACCTCAAGGTCGCCGACGCCACCGCCATCACGCTGTGCCGGGACAACAACCTCCCGATCCTCGTCTTCGAACTGCTCGCCGCGGGCAATATCGCGCGCGCGGTGAAGGGTGAGAAGATCGGCACTCTCGTGAGCGACCAGGGCACCCGGGCCTGACCCGAACCGGGAACCGCCCCGCGAGGGGATGGACAGAGCCCTGCCGGTCGTACAGCCGTGCAGGACACAACGCGACGACACGCAGGAGCAAGTGGTGATCGAAGAGACCCTCCTCGAGGCCGAGGAGAAGATGGAGAAGGCGGTCGTGGTCGCCAAGGAGGACTTCGCCGCGATCCGCACCGGCCGTGCGCACCCGGCGATGTTCAACAAGATCGTGGCCGACTACTACGGCGCCATCACCCCCATCAACCAGCTGGCGTCGTTCTCGGTGCCGGAGCCGCGCATGGCCGTGGTGACCCCGTTCGACAAGAGCGCGCTGCGCAACATCGAGCAGGCCATCCGCGACTCGGACCTGGGCGTCAACCCCAGCAACGACGGCAACATCATCCGTGTGACGTTCCCCGAGCTGACCGAGGAGCGCCGCCGCGAGTACGTCAAGGTCGCGAAGACCAAGGCCGAGGACTCGAAGGTCTCCATCCGCTCCGTGCGCCGCAAGGCCAAGGACGCCCTCGACAAGCTGGTCAAGGACAAGGAGGCCGGCGAGGACGAGGTGCGCCGCGCCGAGAAGGAGCTCGACGACACCACCGCGAAGTACGTCGCGCAGGTGGACGAGCTGCTGAAGCACAAGGAAGCCGAGCTCCTCGAGGTCTGATGAACGACTCTTCCTGGGGGGCCCCGGCCGGAACCGGCTTCGGGGGACCCGACCAGGGCCCCGCCCCGGCGGGTCCCGCCTACGAAGGGCGGCAGGCGGCGCAGACTCGGCCCATGCCCATCGTGTCCGACGACGTTCCCGCCGGCGACAACCAGGACGATCACGACCGGGGGGCCGCCCAGCAGGGCGGTCCCCCGTTCCGTGACGAGACGCCGCACGAGCACCCGCAGGAGCCCATGTCCAGCCCGTCCCAGCCCACCCCCGCGCCTTCGCCCCGGCAGCAGCCGCGGCAGAAGAAGAGCGCGGGCCGTGACCTGGGCGCGGCCATAGGGGTCGGCCTCGGCCTCGGTGCCGTCATCATCGCGTCGCTGTTCATCTGGAAGCCCGTGTTCGTCGGCGTCATAACGGTCGCCGTGGTGGTCGGACTGTGGGAGCTCACCTCCCGCCTGCAGGAGCGCAAGGGCATCAAGGCCCCGCTGGTCCCGCTCGCGGTCGGCGGCGCGGCCATGGTCGTCGCCGGGTACGTGCGGGGTGCCGAGGGCGCCTGGGTCGCGATGGCCCTGACCGCGCTCGCCGTGCTGGTGTGGCGGATGACGGAAGCTCCCGAGGGCTATCTGAAGGACGTTACGGCGGGCGTCTTCGCCGCGTTCTACGTGCCGTTCCTCGCGACCTTCGTGGCGATGCTGCTGACCGCCGACGACGGCCCGCAGCGGGTGCTGACCTTCCTGATCCTCACGGTGGTCAGCGACACCGGCGCCTACGCCGTCGGCTGGCGCTTCGGCAAGCACAAGCTGGCCCCGCGCATCAGCCCCGGCAAGACCCGCGAGGGCCTGCTCGGCGCGGTGACCTTCGCGATGGCGGCCGGCGCGCTGTGCATGCAGTTCATGATCGACGACGGCACCTGGTGGCAGGGCCTGGTCCTCGGCCTCGCGGTCGCCGCCAGCGCGACCCTGGGCGACCTGGGCGAGTCGATGATCAAGCGCGACCTCGGCATCAAGGACATGGGCACGCTGCTGCCCGGCCACGGCGGCATCATGGACCGACTGGACTCCCTGCTGCCGACGGCGCCGGTGGTCTGGCTGCTCCTGGTGCTGTTCGTGGGCAGCGGCTGACGGCCGCCGCCCCCGCGCTCCTGTTACGAAGGGCTCGCCGCCTCCTGGGCAGCGGGCCCTTCGGCATCCGCCGTCCGGGTGAGGTCGGCGCGGCTCGCCGGTCCGGGGAGGACCCCGCGGGCAGGATCCCGCCATGACACCGAAGGCTCACTCGGCCCGGAAGCCCCCGGGGGCCCTGACCGTCCTGCTGACCCTCGCGTCGGGACAGTTCCTGATGGCGCTCGACAGCTCCGTCATGAACGTGTCCATCGCGACCGTGGCCGCAGACGTCGACACCACGGTGACCGGCATCCAGGGCGCCATCACCGCGTACACGCTGGTCATGGCGATGTTCATGATCCCCGGCGGCAAGGTGGGGGCGCTGATCGGCCGCAAGAAGGCCTTCATGATCGGCTGCTGCATCTACGGCGTCGGCTCGCTCACCACCGCCCTCGCGCCCAGCCTGCCGGTGCTGCTGATCGGCTGGTCCTTCCTCGAAGGCATCGGAGCGGCGCTCATCATGCCCGCGATCGTGGCCCTGGTGGCCGGCAACTTCCCCACCGAACGGCGCCCCTACGCGTACGGCGTCGTGGCCGCCGCCGGAGCCGTCGCCATCGCGCTCGGCCCGCTCATCGGCGGCGTCGCCACGACCTACTTCTCCTGGCGCTGGGTCTTCGCCGGCGAGGTGCTGCTGGTCCTCGTCATCCTCGTGTTCGCCCGCTCCATCGCCGACGCCGTGTCCGAGGAGCGCCCGCGCATCGACCTCGTCGGCGCGCTGCTGTCCGCCGCCGGGCTCGGGATCTTCGTGTACGGCGTGCTGCGCTCCGACGAGTGGGGCTGGGTCCGGCCCAAGGCCGACGCGCCCGCCTGGCTCGGCGTGTCCATGGTCGTGTGGACGGGCCTGGCGGGGCTGTTCCTCATCTGGCTCTTCCTGCGCTGGGAGACCCGGCTGGTCAAGCGGGGCAAGGAGCCCCTCATCGACCCGCACATGCTGCACAACCGGCAGCTCACCGGCGGCCTGACCATGTTCTTCTTCCAGTACCTCGTCCAGATGGGCGTCTTCTTCGTCGTCCCGCTCTACCTCTCCGTCGCCCTCGGCCTCTCCGCGCTGGCCACCGGCGCGCACATCCTGCCCCTCTCGGTGACCCTGCTGGCCGCCGCGATCCTCATCCCGCGCTTCCTCCCGGACGTCTCACCCCGCCGGGTCGTGCGCCTCGGGGTCCTCGCGCTGCTCGCCGGCGCGGTCGTCCTGATGGCGGCCCTCGACGCCGACGCGGGCGCGGAGATCGTCACCCTCCCCCTGCTCCTGATCGGCCTCGGCATGGGTGCGCTCGCCTCCCAGCTGGGCTCGGTCACCGTCTCCGCCGTCCCCGACCGGCAGAGCGCGGAGGTCGGCGGCATCCAGAACTCCGTCACCAACCTCGGCGCCTCCATCGGCACCGCCCTGGCCGGCTCGCTCATGATCGCGGTGCTCACCTCCTCGTTCCTGACCAGCGTGGAGCAGAACCCGGCCATCCCCGCCGACGTCAAGAGCACCGCCTCCGTCGAGCTGGAGAGCGGCGTCCCGTTCCTCTCCGACGCCCAGCTCACGACCGCCCTCGACGAGGCCGGCGTCAGCCCCGAGGTCGCCGACGCCGCGCTGGAGGTCAACGCCGCCGCCCGCCTCGACGGCCTGCGCGCCGCCCTCGCGATCCTGGCCGCGGCCTCCGCCCTGGCCCTCTTCTTCACCTCGTCCATCCCCAGAACCCAGCCAGGCGCACCGGCGCCCCCACGACCGGACGCCTGAGACGCCTGAGACGCCTGAGACGCCTGAGACACCTGAGATGCCTGAGACGTCGCGGGACCGGCCGGGATCCGCGGGGAACGGGCGCACCGGTCCGCGTCTGCGACACTGGTAGCACCATGCCCAAGCCCGGAGAACTCACTTTCGTCGCCCCGCGCGGAGCCAAGCAGCCCCCGCGGCACCTCGCCGACCTCACGCCCGCCGAGCGCAAGGAGGCGGTCGCCGCGATCGGCGAGAAGCCGTTTCGCGCCAAGCAGCTGTCCACGCACTACTTCGCGCGCTACGCGCACGACCCGGCGGAGTGGACCGACATCCCGGCCGGTTCGCGCGAGAAGCTGGCGGGGGAGCTGCTGCCCGACCTGATGTCGGTGGTGCGGCACATCTCGTGCGACGACGACACCACCCGCAAGACGCTGTGGCGGCTGCACGACGGCACGCTCGTCGAGTCGGTGCTCATGCGCTACCCGGACCGGGTGACCATGTGCATCTCCTCGCAGGCGGGCTGCGGGATGAACTGCCCGTTCTGCGCCACCGGCCAGGCGGGGCTCGACCGCAACCTGTCCACGGCCGAGATCGTGCACCAGATCGTCGACGGCATGCGCGCCCTGCGCGACGGCGAGGTCCCCGGCGGGCCGGCCCGGCTGTCCAACATCGTCTTCATGGGCATGGGCGAGCCGCTCGCCAACTACAAGCGGGTCGTCGGCGCCGTCCGCCGGCTCACCGACCCCGAGCCGGACGGCCTCGGCCTGTCCCAGCGCGGCATCACCGTCTCCACCGTCGGGCTCGTCCCGGCGATGCTGCGGTTCGCCGACGAGGGCTTCAAGTGCCGCCTCGCGGTCTCGCTGCACGCCCCCGACGACGAGCTGCGCGACACCCTGGTCCCCGTGAACACCCGGTGGAAGGTCCGCGAGGTCCTCGACGCCGCCTGGGAGTACGCGGAGAAGTCCGGGCGCCGCGTCTCCATCGAGTACGCCCTGATCCGGGACATCAACGACCAGGCCTGGCGCGGCGACCTCCTCGGCAAGCTGCTCAAGGGCAAGCGGGTGCACGTCAACCTGATCCCGCTGAACCCGACGCCCGGTTCGAAGTGGACCGCGTCCCGTCCCGAGGACGAGAAGGCGTTCGTCGAGGCCATCGCCCGGCACGGCGTGCCCGTCACCGTCCGCGACACCCGCGGACAGGAGATCGACGGTGCCTGTGGACAGCTGGCCGCCGCCGAACGCTGACCTTGTACCCTGAGCTCGAACACATCTTCATATTCCGACAGGGGAGCGCCACAGCGCTGAGAGTGCGGTGACCGTCAGACCGCAGACCCTCTGAACCTCGCCCAGGTCATTCTGGGTAGGAAGTTCGGTCGTAACTCGAGCTGTTGCGCCCTGCCCGCGTCCGGTTTCCCGGGCGCGGGCGGGGCCGCGTCTCTTCCTGGAGACCCCAGGAGGAAAACCACGTGAACACCAAGAAGGCCGCCGCCGTCGCGATCGTCGCGGCGCTCGGCGTCACCACCCTCGCCGCCTGCGGCGGCGGGGACGGCGGCAAGGACAAGGCCACCGGCACGCCCGCGCCGAAGACCGTCACGCTCGTCAGCCACGACTCCTTCAACGCCTCCAAGGAGGTGCTGGCGGAGTTCACCCGGCAGACCGGTTTCACGGTCAAGGTCCTCAAGAGCGGCGACGCCGGCGAGGCCGTCAACAAGGAGATCCTGACCAAGGGCTCCCCCCAGGGCGACGTCTTCTTCGGCGTCGACAACACCCTGCTCTCCCGCGCCCTCGACAACGGCATCTTCACGCCGTACGAGGCGAAGGGCCTGAACCGGATCCCCGCCGCGCTCCAGCTGGACAAGGAGCACCGGGTCACCCCGATCGACTCCGGCGACATCTGCGTCAACTACGACAAGCAGTACTTCGCCGGCAAGAAGCTGGCGCCGCCGCAGTCCTTCGACGACCTGGCCAAGCCCGCGTACAAGGACCTCCTCGTCGTCGAGAACCCCGAGCGCTCCTCCCCGGGCCTCGGCTTCCTCCTCGGCACCGCCGCCGAGTACGGCGACGGAGGCTGGCAGGACTACTGGAAGAAGCTCAAGGCCAACGGCGTGAAGACCGTCGACAGCTGGGAGCTCGCCTACAACCAGGAGTTCTCCGGCTCCGCCGGCGGCAAGAAGGCCAAGGGCGACCGCCCGCTCGTCGTCTCCTACGCCTCCAGCCCGCCGGTCGAGGTGCTCTACTCCGAGCCCCAGCCGAAGGTGGCGCCCACCGGTGTCTCCACCGGCACCTGCTTCCGGCAGACCGAGTTCGCGGGCCTGCTGAACGGGGCGAAGAACCCCGAGGGCGGCAAGGCGCTGATCGACTTCCTGATCTCCAAGAAGTTCCAGGACGACATGCCGCTCCAGATGTTCGTCAACCCGGTCACGACCGACGCGACCCTCCCCGAGCTGTTCACCAAGCACGGCGTGGTCGTCGACAAGCCGGAGACCATGGCGCCCGACAAGATCGCCGCCAACCGTGACCAGTGGATCCAGCAGTGGACCTTGCTCGTCCTGAAGTAGCCCGCCCGGGCCGTACGGGGAACGTGGCGCGGCTCGCCCTCATGGTGCTGCCCGTCGCGTTCTTCGCGGTCTTCTTCGCCTGGCCCGTCGCCTCGATCGTCGAGCGCGGGCTCAGGCCGGACGGGCACTGGGAGCTCGGCCGCTTCGCCCAGACGCTGAGCAGCCCGGAGATCCTCGACGTCCTGTGGTTCACGCTGTGGCAGGCGCTCGCCTCCACCGCGCTCACCCTGCTCGTCGCCCTGCCCGGCGCGTACGTCTTCGCCCGGTTCGACTTCCCCGGCAAGGGGCTGCTGCGGGCCGTCGTCACCGTGCCGTTCGTGCTGCCCACCGTCATGGTCGGTACCGCGTTCCTCGCGCT includes the following:
- a CDS encoding MFS transporter — protein: MTPKAHSARKPPGALTVLLTLASGQFLMALDSSVMNVSIATVAADVDTTVTGIQGAITAYTLVMAMFMIPGGKVGALIGRKKAFMIGCCIYGVGSLTTALAPSLPVLLIGWSFLEGIGAALIMPAIVALVAGNFPTERRPYAYGVVAAAGAVAIALGPLIGGVATTYFSWRWVFAGEVLLVLVILVFARSIADAVSEERPRIDLVGALLSAAGLGIFVYGVLRSDEWGWVRPKADAPAWLGVSMVVWTGLAGLFLIWLFLRWETRLVKRGKEPLIDPHMLHNRQLTGGLTMFFFQYLVQMGVFFVVPLYLSVALGLSALATGAHILPLSVTLLAAAILIPRFLPDVSPRRVVRLGVLALLAGAVVLMAALDADAGAEIVTLPLLLIGLGMGALASQLGSVTVSAVPDRQSAEVGGIQNSVTNLGASIGTALAGSLMIAVLTSSFLTSVEQNPAIPADVKSTASVELESGVPFLSDAQLTTALDEAGVSPEVADAALEVNAAARLDGLRAALAILAAASALALFFTSSIPRTQPGAPAPPRPDA
- a CDS encoding phosphatidate cytidylyltransferase, producing the protein MNDSSWGAPAGTGFGGPDQGPAPAGPAYEGRQAAQTRPMPIVSDDVPAGDNQDDHDRGAAQQGGPPFRDETPHEHPQEPMSSPSQPTPAPSPRQQPRQKKSAGRDLGAAIGVGLGLGAVIIASLFIWKPVFVGVITVAVVVGLWELTSRLQERKGIKAPLVPLAVGGAAMVVAGYVRGAEGAWVAMALTALAVLVWRMTEAPEGYLKDVTAGVFAAFYVPFLATFVAMLLTADDGPQRVLTFLILTVVSDTGAYAVGWRFGKHKLAPRISPGKTREGLLGAVTFAMAAGALCMQFMIDDGTWWQGLVLGLAVAASATLGDLGESMIKRDLGIKDMGTLLPGHGGIMDRLDSLLPTAPVVWLLLVLFVGSG
- a CDS encoding thiamine ABC transporter substrate-binding protein, whose product is MNTKKAAAVAIVAALGVTTLAACGGGDGGKDKATGTPAPKTVTLVSHDSFNASKEVLAEFTRQTGFTVKVLKSGDAGEAVNKEILTKGSPQGDVFFGVDNTLLSRALDNGIFTPYEAKGLNRIPAALQLDKEHRVTPIDSGDICVNYDKQYFAGKKLAPPQSFDDLAKPAYKDLLVVENPERSSPGLGFLLGTAAEYGDGGWQDYWKKLKANGVKTVDSWELAYNQEFSGSAGGKKAKGDRPLVVSYASSPPVEVLYSEPQPKVAPTGVSTGTCFRQTEFAGLLNGAKNPEGGKALIDFLISKKFQDDMPLQMFVNPVTTDATLPELFTKHGVVVDKPETMAPDKIAANRDQWIQQWTLLVLK
- the rlmN gene encoding 23S rRNA (adenine(2503)-C(2))-methyltransferase RlmN, producing the protein MPKPGELTFVAPRGAKQPPRHLADLTPAERKEAVAAIGEKPFRAKQLSTHYFARYAHDPAEWTDIPAGSREKLAGELLPDLMSVVRHISCDDDTTRKTLWRLHDGTLVESVLMRYPDRVTMCISSQAGCGMNCPFCATGQAGLDRNLSTAEIVHQIVDGMRALRDGEVPGGPARLSNIVFMGMGEPLANYKRVVGAVRRLTDPEPDGLGLSQRGITVSTVGLVPAMLRFADEGFKCRLAVSLHAPDDELRDTLVPVNTRWKVREVLDAAWEYAEKSGRRVSIEYALIRDINDQAWRGDLLGKLLKGKRVHVNLIPLNPTPGSKWTASRPEDEKAFVEAIARHGVPVTVRDTRGQEIDGACGQLAAAER